Part of the Mytilus galloprovincialis chromosome 14, xbMytGall1.hap1.1, whole genome shotgun sequence genome is shown below.
AGACGAACGAACGGATAAACGGAAGTACGGACTGATGCCCTAACCGCAAAACACACTATCCATACATAAAAACAGAGAGGACTGCTTGCCATTAGCAACAAACGGCTATATATTGTTCGATATGATCAAGTGTTATGTGTAGTGTTTTGTGGAATgaagtttttctttatttaaccTTTTTAGTATATGTGCTCATATTTTTCATAAATACTTAATACAACGTGCTGTCTTATGTTGCTTACATGTATGATGGAGAAAACGAAAAACGTACGTTAGAAATACCGTTGTATTTCAATATGATATCTAGGCTATGCATAAATAATgcgaataaatataaatttaataccatCATATCAAATGTCgtaattttttctataaatttgaagCCCACTACCTTTATTATCATGCAGGACTAAATTGATTTAGTCATAAGTGCATAATTTAAGTACTTTCGATTCCAATGCTTCAACATACATAGAATCTGACACGAATTAAGTATGCATTTCTGTAACTATAGAAAATGCAACTTTCCTTAGGAACTTCCTTTGCGGCTAAAACTGTGACACTTTTACTTTGAATTTTCGTGAAAAAAATATCCAAGAACGCAAAGTTGTAGCattactattttattcaaaggtcaaaacataacgctgtgcagcatattttcaaaatgtatatgcCATGAACTtgtcagagtttaaacttatactaaaattatgtaCAACCCCTACCTCAATTTTTGCTTACTTCATAATGAATTTTTCACCACAAAAGTATATATTTGTATACCGGTAACAGTCCCAAGATATGTCTCtttgagatgaaacatagagatcatgtCTGGGAACCAGTATGTGAATAAATCAagttatctatgaatattatatatctccccaggcgtggtttgagaaacagctgtatttacaaagagCAATTAAATTTGCAATTACTGTCGAATCATTGTTACTTGTGGAGTACCAATTATCGCGGGGAAAGGTGACCCATAAGTACTTATGATTATCGAAAGACAGTTTCATATAGTCTTTTATACAAATTAGGCAAGACAtaaaatacattatacacaaaaatACAATCTTTCCTCGATCACCTTGAATAGGTACCAACGAAAATTGACGAATCAACAGTACAAGCTGAAATTAAGTATTGTCTGCATGTATCGTGGTATAATACCCAGAAGTATTGTCTTGTGTCGTTGTATAAACGTGCATCTCTTTCCTATTTGGATCCAAATCCTCATAATTTTTGCCTTGTGTCGTGGTATAAACATGCATCTCCTTTCTATTTGGATCCAGATCGTCATAATCTTTTTCATGTGTCGTGGTATACACATGCATCTCCTTTCTTTTTGGATCCAAATCGTCATAATCTTTGGATTGTGTTGTGGTATACACATGCATCTCCTTTCTATTTGGATCCAAATCGTCATAATCTTTGTCTTGTGTCGTGGTATAAACATGCATCCCCTTTCTATTTGGATCCAGATCGTCATAATCTTTTTCGTGTGTCGTGGTATACACATGCATTTCCTTTCTATTTGGATCCAAATCGTCATAATCGTTGGATTGGGTCATGGCATAAACATGCATCTCCTTTCTATTTGGATCCAGATCGTCATAATCTTTTTCATGTGTCGTGGTATAAACATGCATCTCCTTTCTACTTGGATCCAAATGGTCATAATCTTTGGCTTGGGTCGTGGTATAAACACGCTTACGCATCTCCATTCTATTTGGATCCACATCGTCATAATCATTGTCTTTGGTCGTGGTATAAACACGCATCTCCATGCTATTTGGATCCACATCGTCATAATCTTTGTCTTGGGTCGTGGTATGCACATGTATCTCTTTTCTTGTTGGATTCAAATCGTCATCATCGTTGCCTTGTGTCATGTTATAAACATGCGTGTTCGAATCTTTCCTACAAAATCAAATAAGTGAGAAGATGTACATGTACTACAATCTTTTTGAATAATGGTTTGGACTGTGTTATGCTCTATTATTGATTGGTATGTGTATGATAAACGAACACAAAGGTTATTAGTCATACCTTGATCATGGACATGCTCGGTCAGGAACTttcgaaaaataaaaaattgaaattaagagtaacgaaagataccagagggacattcaaactcaaactTGTacgtcgaaaataaacagacaacgccatggctaaaatagagaAACACCAATAGACGAACAattaaagtacacaaaacacaatagaacacaaaagactgaacaacatcatgaacatgaACCGCTTCTCTTACGCGCGTATCTCTTCATAACTTTGATCCTGAGATATATTGATCTCAAGTTTATTTACATCACTGTATCGGAGATCAGGTTATTTAGGGGTTGGCTTCcttcagtttttagttttctatgttgtgtgtatAATGGTGTTATTTGCCTTCTCGTCGTTCTTCgtctttttgccatggtgttgCCTGATTATCAACGATTTGTGCGTTTGGTAttatttgatgcaactgtcatacaattgagacgtttagtcagctataaaaccgGGTTCGATCCCACCATTCTCTACATAAGACAATGCCTGTGCTAAGTCAGGACTATGCCAGTTGTTATCATGCATGCGTTTGAGTGTTtgtagggactttccgtttttaatttttctaggagttcagtatttttgttattttactttttgccttTTTTAAACATATACCGAACGTTCGATCtaaacaagtttttattaaattaaaacttaCCTGTCGTGTTTCGAATGTTGAGGATTACCTGAAACAAAATTGTATACCTGCATTGCCATTTTTGTTTAGAAATAGTGGTAATCTTGATTTCTCATAtgcgttttaaattttccttggagttcgtttttttattttgttactttactCCCATATGAACATTATGATTTGCATAACAATTATGTTCTTCTCGGGTAATCTAgacattgaaaaaaatcaaaacaacacaTTATGCTTTCATGCTTCCGAGGTGCTTACTTTGATTTATCGTAATCGGGAAAGCTCATAgcagaatatttaaaagccaatgATGTTTACGAACCGAAACAGTTTACCagctatatataataaaaaagaacataaaataaATAGGTTGTCTTTATATACAGACATATATGTATTGTAATAGACTGTATGTTGCCCTTCCAATGTCTTTTGGTAATTCTCGTCGTTGATAATATCTCATTCTCGTATATTTTATAACACCCCTTTGTATTCATTAATATAACCTCTCACCTGAGTACTTTGTATTCTTCACATTTCTGCACTTAAAAATCAGAACTCTACAATTGAAAAATTTACAACTTCTGTATTAGTCTCATCAAATACGTTTTTCAGTTATTTTcggttatttttatatatatcaagaCTATTTATTTGGATGGCGGTGGAGGGGCATATGCATGATTAGTATTCCTGCTTTGCAAAGCGTGATAATATGATAACACAAATGAATAGTAGATTAATTAAACACATATCTATTGTGCATGtttgataacaatgaccactgccctttcctcgatcttgatatctatatcataaacgggaagcttaatacaaaaatttatgataaaagagatgatttttcatttcctattgttaattatccatttttagatggtgacgttcccttgtcaccatcttatggtgtttatatatctcaacttgtacgattcgctcgtgtatgtaacaatgtattagattttagcgagagaaatttatgtattactgaaaaattattacaccagggttttcgatatcacaaactggtcaaaacatttactaaattttatcaccggtataaggaaataattcgtaaatataactcaacatgcagacatcttatacgttcaggtatttcacatccaaaattttatggaaatattctttataaagcacaaaaatgtcagtattctcctcagaaactaacaaaacctttaaatagacttattaaaaggggatatagttacgatactgttgtcaggtcattaaagattgcatattttggctttaacattgattcactgatagggtctttgcatcggaactaaacacatttatttctaaaaaaacagttgttggcatgacacgggttatgttcttctcatatattttatgatagtatgatactaaacccctaacgggagggattgtacctgatattcatatgatgaagacataatctttcaatcagtttaattgaggtctggagctggcatgtcagttaactgctagtagtctgttgttatttatgtattattgtcattttatttattttcttttgttacatcttttgacatcagactcggacttctcttgaactgaattttaatgtgcgtattgttattcttttacttttctacattggctagaggtatagggggagggttgagatctcataaacatgtttaaccccgccgcaattttgcgcctgtcccaagtcaggagcctctggcctttgttagtcttgtatgattttaaattttagtttcttgtgtataattcggagtttagtatgacgtccattatcactgtactattatgcatattttaggggccagctgaaggacacctacgggtgcgggaattctcgctacattgaagacccattggttgccttcggctgttgtttgctctatggtcgggtggttgtcgctttgacatattcaccatttcctttctcaattttattaaagaaaaaaagaatattgtCTAACGTAAAGGCAAAGCCGTCATGTTCTGGATAACCATTATTGAATATAAACACCATTTATATGTTAAATCGAGTAGTCACATGCACAGTCCCGTGATCTTATCTCGATTATGATCTCACTGAGTAAACTATatcaataaatttaaagataCAATACTTAGCACAACGGGTAACGCTAGTAGAATAAGAACAGTTACCCTTTTAAATCAACAGTATTCACAACCGGTTCGTGTGAGGTTTCTGTTGACCAATCTTTGTATTACGTTCAAGGTTTCTTTACTTTCTATGTTTTCGAGTTTTTTTCTTTGCAGACCTTTTGTGTTTAGTactctattttttatttatttcttttttatatatttaaacagaTAGATCAAAGAAAGACATGTTCTTGGCAATTGTATACTTCTGTATGTTTCGAAAGGGCAATGTGAAAGTTGCGAAAATAAAGTGATTCAGAAAAATAGTAACTGCACTATATTTTTGTTCTCCCACCAAACCGGTGCATTtgcttttgatttaaaaataattttgctgCGCAAAAAACAATATTTCGTATGCAACAAAACTGAAACCTTTCATATGCGCCAATATTACAGGTAAATACAGGTGAACAGTATCAAAAAAAATTTGACTTTTAATATAAAGACAGTTTTTGTTTGCATAATTAAACATTTTCCTCAAAAATCAGTCATCATAAAACCACAAGAGTTATGTTAAAACTTTGTTAAAATCCAGTTCTGTTATAAATCAAGTGATTCTAAGACATAAACCTAAGTTCTAAGCTCTTTACTCGAAAGTAAATGTATAAGTCTGTTCTGTCACATAACTTCTTAACGACGGTCCTCATGTGTTCATGTCTTGAAATTTCGCCTCGTATGTGCATATAATACCATATTTATTCAAAAGATAGTACTTTTGTCTGTCTCCTATCGTCGAACTGTAGTCTATATCAGTAGTTAATCTGccttttcaaacttatttttttgtacacctaAATGACTTGTCTCCATTTTTCAGAACATGTGAAAACCCTTATGTGGGTCATCACACATCACAGATTTAATTCCTCTGTGTGTCTCTGAATTGACAATGTCTATCTTGATAGCTCAAATTTGTAATCACTACACATAATTCTATACCTAAGTGACTCTCTCAGGTATCGTCGTATAATACCCAGAAGTATTGTCTTGTGTCGTGGTATACACGTGCATCTCTTTCCTATTTGGATCCAAATCGTCATAATCTTTTTCATGAGTCGTGGTATAAACATACATCTCCTTTCTATTTGGATCCAAATCGTCATACTCTTTGGCTTGGTTCGTGGTATAAACATGCATCTCCCTCCTATTTGGATCCAAATCGTCATAATCCTTTTCATGTGTCGTGGTATAAACATGCATCTCCATTCTATTTGGATCCAAATCGTCATAATCTTTGTCTTGTGTAGTGGTATAAACAGGCATTTCCTTTCTATTTGGATCCACATCTTCATAATCTTTGTCTTGTGTAGTGGTATAAACATGCATCTCCCTTCTATTTGGATCCAAATCGTCATAATCTTTTGCATGTGTCGTGGTACAAACATGCATCTCCTTTCTATTTGGATCCAAATCGTCATAATCTTTGGCTTGGTTCGTGGTATAAACACGCATATCCTTTCTTTTTGGATCCACGTCGTCATAATTTTTGTCTTGGGTCGTGGTATAAACACGCATCTCCATTCTATTTGGATCCACCACATCGTCATACTCTTTGGCTTGGTTCGTGGTAAAAACATGCATCTCCCTCCTATTTGGATCCAAATCGTCATAATCCTTTTCATGTGTCGTGGTATAAACATGCATCTCCATTCTATTTGGATCCAAATTGTCATAATCTTTGTCTTGTGTAGTGGTATAAACAGGCATTTCCTTTCTATTTGGATCCACATCTTCATAATCTTTGTCTTGTGTAGTGGTATAAACATGCATCTCCCTTCTATTTGGATCCAAATCGTCATAATCTTTTGCATGTGTCGTGGTACAAACATGCATCTCCTTTCTATTTGGATCCAAATCGTCATAATCTTTGGCTTGGTTCGTGGTATAAACACGCATATCCTTTCTTTTTGGATCCACGTCGTCATAATTTTTGTCTTGGGTCGTGGTATAAACACGCATCTCCATTCTATTTGGATCCACCACATCGTCATAATCTTTGTCTTGGGTCATGGTATGCACATGTATCCCTTTTCTTGTTGAATATAAATCGTCATCATCGTTGCCTTGTGTCGTGTTATAAACATGCGTGTTCGAATCTTTTCTACAAAATCAAAAAAGTGAGAAGATGTATATGTACTACAATCTTTTTGAATAATGCGGGTTTGGACTGTGTTTTGCTCTATTATTGATTGTTATGTGTATGTTAAACGAACTCAAATGTTATTAGTCATACCTTGTTCATGGACATGCTCGGTCAGGAACTttcgaaaaataaattattggaATTAAGAgtaacgaaagataccagagggacattcaaactcaaactTGTacgtcgaaaataaacagacaactccatggctaaaatagaGAAACACCAATAGACGAACAAttaaaatacacaaaacacaacagaatactaaagactgagcaacatgaaccgcTTCTCTTACGCCCGTATCTCTTCATAGCTTGAATCCTGAGGTATATTGATCTCAAGTTTATTTACATCACTGTATCGGAGATCAGTCCCGGTTATTTAGGGGTTGGCCTTGTTCAGTTTttagtttactatgttgtgtGTATAATGCTGTTATTTGTCATCTCGtcgtttttcgtatttttgcCATGGTGTTGCCTGATTATCAACGATTTGTGAGTTTggtattatttgatgaaactgtcatacaagtgagaggtttagacaGCTATAAAACCAGGGTCAATCCCTCCATTATCTACATAAGACAATGCATTAAAAACTTACCTGTCTTGATTCGAATGTTGAGGATTACCTGAAACAAAATTGTATACCTGCATTAccattttcttttttagaaatAGTGGTAATCTTGGTTTCTCAAAGTCGTTTTACATTTTCCTTGAAGttcgtttttgtttgttttgttattttacttccaTATGAACATTATGATTAGCATAACAATTATGTTCTTCTCGGGTAATCTAgacattgaaaaaaatcaaaacaacacaTTATGCTTTCATGCTTCCGAGGTGCTTACTTGGATTTATCGTAATCGGGAAAGCTCATAgcagaatatttaaaagccaatgATGTTGTCTTTATATACAGACATATATGTATTGTAATAGACTGTATGTTGCCCTTCCAATGTCTTTTGGTTATTCTCGTCGTTGATAATATATCATTCTCGTATATTTTATAACACCCCTTTGTATTCATGAAAATAACCTCTCACCTGAGTAGTTTTTATTCTTCACATTCCTGCACTTAAAAATCAGAACACTACAATTGAAAAATTTACAACTTCTGTATTAGTCTCATCAAatacttttttcatatattttcgcTTATTTTTATCAAGACTATTTATTTGGATGGCGGTGGAGGGGTGTATGCATGATTAGTATTCCTGCTTTGCAAAGCGTGATAATATGATAACACAAATAAATAGTagattatttaaacaaatatctattGTGCATGTTTAAGAATATTGTTTAACGTACAGACAATGTCGTTATGTTCTGGATAAccattattaaatataaataccaTTTATATGTTAAATCGAGTAGTCACATGCACAGTCCCGTGATCTTATCTCGATTATGATTTCACCGagtaaaatatatcaataaatttaAAGTTACAATACTTAGCACGACGGATAACGCTAGTAGGATAAGAACAGTTACCCCTTTAAGTCAACAGTACTCACAACCGGTTCGTGTGTGGTTTCTGTTGAACAATCTTTGTAATATGTTCAGGGTTtccttattttctatattttcgaGTCCTATTATGAACGTTTTTTTTCTTTGCAGATCTTTTGTGTTTAGTACtctatttgttatttatttctgttttctGTATTTAAACAGATACGATAAAAGAAAGACATTTTCTTGGCAATTGTATTCTTCAGTATGTTTACGAAGGGCAATGTGAAAGTTGCAAAAAAAAAGTGATTGAGAAAAATTGTAACTGCACTACTACATTTTTGTTCTCCCACCAAACCGGTGCATTTGCTTTTgcgttaaaaataattttgttgcgcaaaaaaacaatatttcgtATGGAACAAAACTGAAAACTTTCATGTGCGccaattttacaggtaaatacaGGTGAACAGTATAACAAAATGACTTTTAAATTTGCATAATTAAACACTTTCCTCATAAATCAGTCATCATAAAACCTCAAGAGCTATGTTAAAACCCAGTTCTGTTATAAATCAAGTGATTATAAGACATAAACCTAAGTTCTAAGCACTTAACGCTATAGTAAATTTATAAGTCTGTTCTGTTACAAAACTTCTTAGCGACGGTCCTCATGTGTTCATGTCTTGAAATTTCGCCTCGTATGTTCATATAATACCATATTTATTCAAAAGATAGTACTTTTGTTTGTCTCTCATTGTCGAACTGTAGTCTATATCAGTAGTTAATCTGccttttcaaacttattttttttgtacacctaAATGACTTGTCTCCATTTTTCAGAACATGTGAAAACCCTTATGTGGGTCATCACACATCACAGATTTAATTCCTCTGTTTGTCTCTGAATTGACTATCTTGATAGCTCAAATTTGTAATCACTACACATAATTCACCTAAGTGACTCTCAGTTTCGTATCAGAAAAGATAATGAACTCACTTAATTATCCAGGGGGACTACTGTAGACAAACTTTAAAGAGCAAATAATATTTAACCTTTTCGTTATATCTTACCCgttttacctgtaaaatggcgcaaataaaatataatcttgGTGCGCAAAGGGATTTTTTTAAATGGCGCAAACGCAATGCGCCCCACCAAACCCTACAAAATAATACCACTCTTCTACCTAAGTTAATGGCAAGTGAAGGGATTTCAAGGTAAACCGTAACATATTTACATAACATAATTTACGAAATTCTGaccaaaaacaatataaaagGTGTACAACTGCATTAAATGGTAAAGATTCTGGTAAAGTTTCATTTAATTCTAATCTGGCGTTTAGGAAAAGAAACtgcattaaatataaataagataatCCCTTAAAATCATTTAGACGAAGAAATTAAATCATGAGTGGAAAATTTCATCCGTTGTCATGCAGATACTGTTACCATCACAAGATAAATTCTGTCTAGTTTGATGCAAATATGATACTGAAAAGGGCACGGACAAGGACGGAAAGGCATACATCTGCAATACGCAATACCATCTTCAGAAATTGGTGTGCGTGGAGACAAGGGGACAGTAGATGGGTGGTATAACAACATAATGATAGACATACTTACATAACAACTAAAACCAAACAAAGGAATCCAGTACTTCCAATGGCAATTATAATTATCAGATTTTGTTGCGTCAGCGATTGAGAGAGGACTGAAATGATTTGAATAACGCATAAAATTGGAATCAAAGTTGGCATGCAATTTAATAATTCACTGTTATATTgcaaatacatacatatatacgtCCGGTAATTATTTTT
Proteins encoded:
- the LOC143058644 gene encoding uncharacterized protein LOC143058644, producing the protein MIPLVESCDVKLPVTCRVGSDDSLGYGTSTEKCDTIKNKENVSVLSQSLTQQNLIIIIAIGSTGFLCLVLVVIVLIFKCRNVKNKNYSGNPQHSKHDRKDSNTHVYNMTQGNDDDDLNPTRKEIHVHTTTQDKDYDDVDPNSMEMRVYTTTKDNDYDDVDPNRMEMRKRVYTTTQAKDYDHLDPSRKEMHVYTTTHEKDYDDLDPNRKEMHVYAMTQSNDYDDLDPNRKEMHVYTTTHEKDYDDLDPNRKGMHVYTTTQDKDYDDLDPNRKEMHVYTTTQSKDYDDLDPKRKEMHVYTTTHEKDYDDLDPNRKEMHVYTTTQGKNYEDLDPNRKEMHVYTTTQDNTSGYYTTIHADNT